Proteins encoded together in one Streptomyces sp. TLI_171 window:
- a CDS encoding NAD(P)/FAD-dependent oxidoreductase gives MNATAARRHEVLVLGAGYAGLSAAIQLAARTRKRGDLRVTLVNPYDTFTERLRLHLTATGRQTAELSIPELLDGTGADFVRGWVTAVDAGARTVRIDDDRVLRYDTLVYGLGSVADTAAVPGVADHAYTLDGPQDAALLADRLARLDGGTVVVGGSGLTGVEAAAEIAESHPELQVVLLGRGEPGTGLHPKAKAYLDAALARLGVQVRSGVEVAEVLPDGVELADGTVVEAAAVLWTSGTRVPPLAAAAGLTVDERGRVVTDGALRSVSHPDVYAVGDAAAIRQRYGVMHGTCQGGMPTGVHAALSILRVLAGKEPKPFRFGYYHTPVSLGRGDAVVQFTRPDDSPRRIVLTGKRAAKYKETVSAAPWPTFARMKKMPASGAVWPRGGRYTRIRNAK, from the coding sequence ATGAACGCGACAGCAGCACGGCGACACGAGGTCCTGGTCCTGGGCGCCGGCTACGCCGGGCTCTCGGCGGCGATCCAGCTCGCCGCCCGCACCAGGAAGCGCGGGGACCTGCGGGTGACGCTGGTCAACCCTTACGACACCTTCACGGAGCGGCTGCGGCTGCACCTGACCGCCACCGGCCGGCAGACGGCCGAGCTGAGCATTCCGGAGCTGCTGGACGGCACCGGGGCCGATTTCGTCCGCGGCTGGGTCACTGCCGTGGACGCCGGGGCGAGGACCGTCCGGATCGACGACGACCGGGTGCTGCGCTACGACACCCTGGTCTACGGACTGGGCAGCGTCGCCGACACCGCCGCCGTGCCCGGCGTGGCTGACCACGCCTACACCCTCGACGGCCCGCAGGACGCCGCCCTGCTCGCCGACCGGCTGGCCCGGCTCGACGGCGGGACGGTGGTGGTCGGCGGCAGCGGCCTCACCGGCGTCGAGGCCGCCGCGGAGATCGCCGAGAGCCACCCGGAGCTCCAGGTGGTGCTGCTGGGCCGGGGCGAGCCCGGCACCGGCCTGCACCCCAAGGCCAAGGCGTACCTGGACGCGGCGCTCGCCCGGCTCGGCGTTCAGGTGCGCAGCGGCGTCGAGGTGGCCGAGGTGCTGCCGGACGGCGTCGAGCTCGCGGACGGCACCGTCGTCGAAGCGGCCGCGGTCCTGTGGACGAGCGGCACCCGCGTCCCGCCGCTGGCCGCCGCCGCGGGCCTGACCGTCGACGAGCGCGGCCGGGTGGTCACCGACGGCGCCCTGCGCTCGGTCTCCCACCCGGACGTGTACGCGGTGGGCGACGCGGCGGCGATCCGCCAGCGCTACGGCGTGATGCACGGGACCTGCCAGGGCGGCATGCCCACCGGCGTGCACGCGGCCCTGTCGATCCTGCGCGTGCTGGCGGGCAAGGAGCCCAAGCCCTTCCGCTTCGGCTACTACCACACGCCCGTCAGCCTCGGCCGGGGCGACGCCGTCGTACAGTTCACCCGCCCCGACGACAGCCCGCGCCGGATCGTGCTGACCGGCAAGCGGGCCGCCAAGTACAAGGAGACGGTCAGCGCCGCGCCGTGGCCGACCTTCGCCCGCATGAAGAAGATGCCCGCCTCGGGCGCCGTCTGGCCGCGCGGCGGCCGCTACACCCGGATCAGGAACGCGAAGTGA
- a CDS encoding RNA polymerase sigma-70 factor: protein MTQPQQTGPDQLAFQQYRTLLFSVAYRILGSAVDAEDTVQDAWFKWSAADRSQVADPKSYLTRIVSNLAMDRLRSTRHQRETYVGPWLPEPLLTGPDTADGVAAADSVSMALLVVLETLSPLERAVFVLKEAFAFSYPEIAEAVDRSEAAVRQAGHRAREHVRARRPRFTADPARRRDVTERFFAAATGGDLNTLMELLSPDVTLWTDGGGKVRQALKPVVGLETVARWFAGLGTASYQGIEPGQMRAELTSINGGPGVVFRGPDRVVATMTFDFDPEGRISAIHNVANPDKLRAVADGARHEL, encoded by the coding sequence GTGACACAGCCCCAGCAGACCGGCCCCGACCAGCTCGCCTTCCAGCAGTACCGCACCCTGCTGTTCTCGGTGGCCTACCGCATCCTCGGCTCCGCCGTCGACGCCGAGGACACGGTCCAGGACGCCTGGTTCAAGTGGTCGGCGGCCGACCGCTCGCAGGTCGCCGACCCCAAGTCCTACCTCACCCGGATCGTCTCCAACCTGGCGATGGACCGGCTCCGTTCGACCCGCCACCAGCGCGAGACGTACGTCGGGCCCTGGCTGCCCGAGCCGCTCCTGACCGGCCCGGACACCGCCGACGGCGTGGCCGCGGCGGACTCGGTCTCGATGGCGCTGCTGGTCGTCCTGGAGACGCTGAGCCCGCTGGAGCGCGCGGTGTTCGTGCTGAAGGAGGCCTTCGCGTTCAGCTACCCGGAGATAGCCGAGGCGGTGGACCGCTCGGAGGCGGCGGTCCGGCAGGCCGGCCACCGCGCCCGCGAACACGTCCGGGCCCGGCGGCCCCGCTTCACCGCCGACCCGGCCCGCAGGCGCGACGTCACCGAGCGGTTCTTCGCGGCGGCGACCGGCGGCGACCTCAACACCCTGATGGAGCTGCTCTCCCCCGACGTGACGCTGTGGACCGACGGCGGCGGCAAGGTCCGTCAGGCCCTCAAGCCGGTCGTCGGCCTGGAGACGGTGGCCCGCTGGTTCGCCGGGCTCGGCACCGCCAGCTACCAGGGCATCGAGCCGGGGCAGATGCGGGCGGAGCTCACCTCGATCAACGGCGGTCCCGGCGTGGTCTTCCGCGGACCGGACCGGGTGGTCGCCACGATGACCTTCGACTTCGACCCGGAGGGCCGGATCTCGGCCATCCACAACGTGGCCAACCCCGACAAGCTGCGCGCCGTCGCCGACGGCGCCCGACACGAACTGTGA
- a CDS encoding ABC transporter permease, with the protein MSAGGQLLPVTPALGAACAVLLAAAALVAGLGGLGHGRAVLRAGVRAAVQLAVVALVIAWVVRSLWASALFVLLMFAVAVRTAGRRVLEGHVGGGRWQWAWAAAPIAAGVGPVLLLLAATGLLPPHGLSVIPVAGILIGGALTATSLSGRRALDELRSRHGEMEAALALGFEDRDARLEICRAAAATSLVPALDQTRTVGLVTLPGAFVGMLLGGASPVEAGAVQLFVLVALLAVEAVAVTVVLELVGRGRLGG; encoded by the coding sequence ATGAGTGCGGGAGGACAGCTGCTGCCGGTGACGCCGGCGCTCGGGGCCGCCTGCGCGGTGCTGCTGGCCGCCGCGGCGCTGGTCGCCGGCCTCGGCGGGCTCGGCCACGGCCGGGCCGTGCTCCGGGCCGGGGTGCGGGCGGCCGTGCAGCTGGCGGTGGTCGCGCTGGTCATCGCCTGGGTGGTGCGCTCGCTGTGGGCGTCCGCGCTGTTCGTGCTGCTGATGTTCGCGGTCGCGGTGCGCACCGCCGGCCGACGCGTCCTGGAGGGCCACGTGGGCGGCGGCCGGTGGCAGTGGGCCTGGGCGGCGGCGCCGATCGCCGCCGGGGTGGGACCCGTGCTGCTCCTGCTCGCGGCGACCGGCCTGCTGCCGCCGCACGGCCTGAGCGTGATCCCGGTCGCCGGCATCCTGATCGGCGGGGCGCTCACCGCCACCTCGCTGTCCGGCCGCCGCGCCCTGGACGAACTGCGTTCCCGGCACGGCGAGATGGAGGCCGCTCTCGCGCTGGGCTTCGAGGACCGCGACGCCCGCCTGGAGATCTGCCGCGCCGCCGCGGCGACCTCCCTGGTGCCCGCCCTGGACCAGACCCGCACCGTCGGCCTGGTCACCCTGCCCGGGGCGTTCGTCGGGATGCTGCTCGGCGGCGCGAGCCCGGTGGAGGCGGGCGCGGTGCAGCTGTTCGTCCTGGTCGCCCTGCTCGCCGTCGAGGCGGTCGCCGTCACCGTGGTGCTGGAACTGGTGGGCCGGGGCCGTCTCGGCGGCTGA
- a CDS encoding polyprenyl synthetase family protein yields the protein MNDVLAAALHRAVAHQHRFETRFAGYFDSLTDPDRGTLETPPHGAFPAHALDLVRELSLRGGKRLRVALLHEAAGLVSAEPVPGLDTAAVSIELLHTHGLIHDDLIDDAPARRGGPSTYYAYRSRFPDRPDTARALTVLAGDLAAFLSVRVLLTGDLPADRALAMAAVTTDAGATSVNGQLLDLERDFHPEPGLELLHTVTEFKSTRYSILAPLRLGLLAAGADPAPYDAELRGYATELGIANQIHDDWLDLFGDPDALGKPVGTDIRSGRRNYVVRALLASADAAERTALEAVLGNPHCEDRDLDRIRDAARAHGIDRALRSDAARHADQAAAHAARWHRRWRPAAAAFFAHLPAWSVTRES from the coding sequence GTGAACGACGTCCTCGCCGCCGCCCTGCACCGCGCGGTCGCCCACCAGCACCGGTTCGAAACCCGCTTCGCCGGGTACTTCGACTCCCTGACCGACCCGGACCGCGGGACCCTGGAGACGCCGCCGCACGGCGCGTTCCCCGCCCACGCCCTCGACCTGGTGCGCGAACTGTCGCTGCGCGGCGGCAAACGCCTGCGGGTCGCCCTGCTGCACGAGGCCGCCGGCCTGGTGAGCGCGGAGCCCGTACCGGGCCTGGACACCGCCGCCGTCAGCATCGAACTGCTGCACACCCACGGCCTGATCCACGACGACCTGATCGACGACGCACCCGCCCGCCGCGGCGGCCCCTCCACCTACTACGCCTACCGCAGCCGGTTCCCCGACCGCCCCGACACCGCGCGAGCCCTCACCGTGCTGGCCGGCGACCTGGCCGCGTTCCTGTCCGTGCGGGTCCTGCTCACCGGCGACCTGCCCGCGGACCGCGCGCTCGCCATGGCCGCCGTCACCACCGACGCCGGAGCCACCTCCGTCAACGGGCAGCTGCTCGACCTGGAACGCGACTTCCACCCCGAACCCGGTCTCGAACTCCTGCACACCGTCACCGAGTTCAAGTCCACCCGGTACTCGATCCTGGCCCCGCTGCGGCTCGGCCTGCTCGCCGCCGGCGCCGACCCCGCCCCGTACGACGCGGAACTGCGCGGCTACGCCACCGAGCTGGGCATCGCCAACCAGATCCACGACGACTGGCTCGACCTGTTCGGCGACCCGGACGCGCTCGGCAAACCCGTGGGGACCGACATCCGCTCCGGCCGCCGCAACTACGTGGTCCGCGCGCTGCTGGCCTCCGCCGACGCGGCCGAGCGCACCGCCCTGGAGGCGGTCCTCGGGAACCCGCACTGCGAGGACCGGGACCTCGACCGGATCCGCGACGCCGCCCGCGCCCACGGCATCGACCGTGCACTGCGCTCCGACGCCGCCCGCCACGCGGACCAGGCAGCCGCCCACGCCGCCCGCTGGCACCGGCGCTGGCGCCCGGCCGCCGCGGCTTTCTTCGCCCACCTGCCGGCCTGGTCCGTCACCCGCGAGTCCTGA
- a CDS encoding PHP domain-containing protein yields the protein MEPVEALRRIAFLLEWRGASPYRVRAFQAAAHAARRLPPGQVDAAAARQLPGIGPVTADVIAEASTGGTPGYLAHLEADAGPAALAGWKLAAASTGDCHVHSDWSDGGNPIEEMAHAARDLGHRWAVLTDHSPRLTIAHGLSADRLRRQLDVVAALDEGRDDEFRLLPGIECDILADGSLDQEPELLDRLDLVVASVHSELRSEPGPMTARMVAAVRNPHVDVLGHCTGRLVTGRGRPQSRFDAETVFRACAETGTAVEINCLPQRRDPPDDLLQLAAGAGCLFAVDTDAHAPEHLDRQPSGYARAARIGLGADRLVTTWPVERLLAWTRRSDTADPSEPPGNRA from the coding sequence ATGGAACCGGTCGAGGCGCTGCGGCGGATCGCCTTCCTGCTGGAGTGGCGCGGGGCGTCGCCGTACCGCGTCCGCGCCTTCCAGGCGGCGGCCCACGCGGCCCGCCGCCTGCCCCCGGGCCAGGTCGACGCAGCCGCCGCCCGGCAGTTGCCCGGCATCGGACCGGTGACCGCGGACGTCATCGCCGAGGCATCGACCGGCGGCACCCCCGGCTACCTCGCGCACCTGGAGGCGGACGCCGGGCCGGCCGCCCTGGCGGGCTGGAAGCTGGCGGCCGCGTCCACCGGCGACTGCCACGTGCACTCCGACTGGTCCGACGGCGGCAACCCGATCGAGGAGATGGCACACGCGGCCCGCGACCTGGGCCACCGGTGGGCGGTGCTCACCGACCACTCGCCCCGCCTCACCATCGCGCACGGCCTCAGCGCGGACCGGCTGCGCCGCCAACTGGACGTCGTGGCCGCCCTCGACGAGGGCCGGGACGACGAGTTCCGCCTGCTGCCGGGCATCGAGTGCGACATCCTGGCGGACGGCTCGCTCGACCAGGAACCGGAACTGCTCGACCGCCTCGACCTGGTGGTCGCCTCCGTGCACTCCGAGCTGCGCTCCGAGCCGGGGCCGATGACCGCCCGGATGGTGGCGGCCGTCCGCAACCCGCACGTCGACGTGCTCGGCCACTGCACCGGCCGGCTGGTCACCGGCCGGGGCCGCCCGCAGTCCCGCTTCGACGCCGAGACCGTCTTCCGGGCCTGCGCCGAGACGGGCACGGCCGTGGAGATCAACTGCCTGCCCCAGCGCCGCGACCCGCCCGACGACCTCCTGCAGCTCGCGGCGGGGGCGGGCTGCCTGTTCGCGGTGGACACCGACGCCCACGCCCCCGAGCACCTGGACCGGCAGCCCTCCGGGTACGCCCGCGCGGCCCGGATCGGCCTCGGGGCGGACCGGCTGGTGACGACCTGGCCGGTCGAGCGCCTGCTGGCCTGGACCCGCCGCTCCGACACCGCCGACCCCTCCGAGCCGCCCGGCAACCGCGCCTGA
- a CDS encoding SMI1/KNR4 family protein: MPPTPDQPPAHLVDTVQALLDRHRPEDRKPPTVVRLPADTDADELAGLRDTLGQWSGRPRSLALDRLVDPTVTEERGRALLEPFGEELVELAAWGYRAHWIGLGRVATGDGTGTRPVVVVADRPDPAWGGLPGASTWVERLCAITGRQPSGPPAVDWQAVEAELGTALPPDYKEIVDVFGPGSFDNYVDLLTPNTKGSDLMRVIEAPAARFAPHPAFPAPHGLLRWGSSEYDLDLAWQTGAADPSDWPVLVRSDAAEGWRRYDYGAGEFLARLLTDVGLGFEPSYSVDEHFFESWDH; the protein is encoded by the coding sequence ATGCCGCCGACTCCGGACCAGCCACCCGCCCATCTCGTCGACACCGTCCAGGCACTGTTGGACCGTCACCGGCCGGAAGACCGGAAACCGCCGACGGTCGTCCGCCTCCCCGCAGACACGGACGCGGACGAGTTGGCCGGGCTGAGGGACACGCTCGGGCAGTGGTCGGGCCGGCCCCGAAGCCTGGCCCTGGACCGGTTGGTCGACCCGACCGTCACCGAGGAACGGGGCCGGGCCCTGCTGGAGCCGTTCGGCGAGGAACTGGTGGAGCTCGCCGCCTGGGGGTACCGGGCCCACTGGATCGGCCTGGGCCGGGTCGCCACCGGCGACGGCACCGGAACCCGGCCGGTCGTGGTGGTCGCGGACCGCCCGGACCCGGCCTGGGGCGGGCTCCCCGGGGCGAGCACCTGGGTCGAGCGACTGTGCGCGATCACCGGCCGACAGCCGAGCGGTCCTCCCGCCGTCGACTGGCAGGCGGTGGAGGCCGAACTGGGCACCGCCCTGCCGCCCGACTACAAGGAGATCGTCGACGTTTTCGGCCCGGGCAGCTTCGACAACTACGTCGACCTGCTCACCCCGAACACCAAAGGCTCGGACCTCATGAGGGTTATCGAGGCACCCGCCGCCCGGTTCGCGCCGCACCCGGCGTTTCCGGCGCCGCACGGCCTGCTGCGATGGGGCTCCTCCGAGTACGACCTGGACCTCGCCTGGCAGACCGGCGCGGCGGACCCGTCCGACTGGCCCGTGCTCGTCCGGTCGGACGCCGCCGAAGGGTGGCGGAGATACGACTACGGCGCCGGCGAGTTCCTCGCCCGCCTGCTCACCGACGTCGGGCTCGGATTCGAACCGAGCTACTCGGTCGACGAGCACTTCTTCGAGAGCTGGGACCACTGA
- a CDS encoding alpha/beta fold hydrolase, with protein sequence MSENLEVRRAGPPDAARRVLLLPGGMCTSEFYADVLARPAVAGLGMVAATLPGFGRTPPPADLSLENYARLMGAFAADERCDVVVGHSLGANVAIEMAALGVFTGPLVLLSPTFSRADEATFLGILDTVGRAPVIGAWAWSAMLRTVPAMMKKDMLKAGIPAERAQTLAADMGNNDPAFCRGIVRRYYDYLARHPSLVARLRDSGAQAWIVRGDHDEIDLKDEERRELEASPRITMVDVPNAGHLLLVEQPAPVAEVIVEATEAVSP encoded by the coding sequence ATGAGCGAGAACCTGGAGGTCCGGAGGGCGGGCCCGCCGGACGCGGCCCGGCGCGTGCTGCTGCTGCCGGGTGGGATGTGCACCTCGGAGTTCTACGCGGACGTGCTGGCCCGGCCGGCCGTGGCCGGTCTGGGCATGGTGGCGGCGACGCTGCCGGGTTTCGGTCGCACGCCGCCGCCGGCGGACCTGTCGCTGGAGAACTACGCGCGGCTGATGGGCGCCTTCGCGGCGGACGAGCGCTGTGACGTGGTGGTGGGGCACAGTCTGGGGGCGAACGTCGCGATCGAGATGGCCGCCCTCGGCGTGTTCACCGGGCCCCTGGTGCTGCTGTCGCCGACGTTCTCGCGGGCGGACGAGGCGACCTTCCTCGGGATCCTGGACACCGTGGGCCGGGCGCCGGTGATCGGCGCGTGGGCCTGGTCCGCCATGCTGCGGACGGTGCCCGCGATGATGAAGAAGGACATGCTGAAGGCCGGGATCCCGGCGGAGCGTGCGCAGACCCTGGCGGCCGACATGGGCAACAACGACCCCGCGTTCTGCCGCGGGATCGTGCGGCGCTACTACGACTACCTCGCCCGGCACCCCTCCCTGGTGGCCCGGCTGCGTGACTCCGGGGCGCAGGCGTGGATCGTCCGCGGCGACCACGACGAGATCGACCTGAAGGACGAGGAACGCCGCGAGCTGGAGGCAAGCCCCCGGATCACGATGGTGGACGTGCCGAACGCCGGGCACCTGCTGCTGGTGGAGCAACCCGCACCCGTGGCCGAGGTCATCGTCGAGGCGACCGAAGCCGTCTCGCCCTGA
- a CDS encoding PHB depolymerase family esterase has protein sequence MTRPSRTAGTSGGVRRWISAATGALALAAGLLTVGAPTASAAALTQVSSFGSNPGNLSMYEYAPDGLATGRPLVMALHGCTQTATDYHTHSGWAQYADQYKFAVVYPQTSSSNQSLSCFRWYDPAQSTRGNGEALSIKQMVDKAIAQYGSDARRIYITGLSAGGGQAANLLADYPDVFAGGSIASGLPAQCATSSNGTNACQYGSLNLTPAQWGDKVRNSYPGWTGAYPRVAIWQGSSDYTVYPVNSTELRDQWTNAWGISQTASSTQTLTGKTTLTSYNDANGKAAVQLYSIDGMGHGLAVNPGSGTGLCGSTGAYFLGTICSSYYTAAFWGLDGSGSTTTLPAPSGLAVTGTTSSSATLSWSAVSGAASYNVYRGGAKVGSSTSAGYTDSGLTASTSYAYTVAAVDPAGTVGTASAAVTATTAAASGGTTLPAPTGLAVTGTTSSSATLSWSAVSGAASYNVYRGGAKVGSSTSAGYTDSGLTASTSYAYTVAAVDPAGTVGTASAAVTATTAAVYTPQCFTASNYAQVTAGRAHTSGGYTYANGSEQNMGLYNLFVTHTLKETADGYYVISDSGC, from the coding sequence ATGACTCGTCCGTCCCGTACGGCCGGCACCAGCGGCGGCGTGCGCCGCTGGATCTCGGCCGCCACCGGCGCGCTCGCCCTCGCCGCCGGCCTGCTGACCGTCGGAGCCCCCACCGCGTCCGCCGCCGCCCTGACCCAGGTCAGCAGCTTCGGGTCGAACCCCGGCAACCTGTCCATGTACGAGTACGCGCCGGACGGCCTGGCCACCGGCCGCCCCCTGGTGATGGCGCTGCACGGCTGCACCCAGACCGCCACCGACTACCACACGCACTCGGGCTGGGCGCAGTACGCCGACCAGTACAAGTTCGCCGTGGTCTACCCGCAGACCTCCTCGAGCAACCAGTCGCTGAGCTGCTTCCGCTGGTACGACCCCGCGCAGAGCACCCGCGGCAACGGCGAGGCGCTGTCCATCAAGCAGATGGTGGACAAGGCGATCGCGCAGTACGGCAGCGACGCCCGCCGGATCTACATCACCGGCCTCTCCGCCGGCGGCGGCCAGGCCGCGAACCTGCTCGCCGACTACCCGGACGTGTTCGCGGGCGGCTCGATCGCCTCCGGCCTGCCCGCCCAGTGCGCGACCTCCTCCAACGGCACCAACGCGTGCCAGTACGGCAGCCTGAACCTCACCCCGGCGCAGTGGGGCGACAAGGTCCGCAACTCCTACCCGGGCTGGACCGGCGCCTACCCGCGGGTGGCGATCTGGCAGGGCAGCTCCGACTACACGGTCTACCCCGTCAACAGCACCGAACTGCGCGACCAGTGGACCAACGCCTGGGGCATCTCGCAGACCGCTTCCAGCACCCAGACCCTGACCGGCAAGACCACGCTGACCAGCTACAACGACGCCAACGGCAAGGCCGCTGTCCAGCTGTACTCCATCGACGGCATGGGGCACGGACTGGCCGTCAACCCGGGCTCCGGCACCGGCCTGTGCGGCTCCACCGGCGCCTACTTCCTCGGCACCATCTGCTCCAGCTACTACACCGCGGCGTTCTGGGGCCTCGACGGCTCCGGCTCCACCACCACCCTCCCGGCTCCGAGCGGTCTGGCGGTCACCGGTACGACGAGCAGCAGCGCGACGTTGAGCTGGTCGGCCGTCAGCGGGGCGGCGTCGTACAACGTGTACCGCGGTGGTGCGAAGGTCGGCAGCAGCACCTCGGCGGGTTACACCGACTCGGGTCTGACCGCGAGCACCAGCTACGCGTACACGGTGGCCGCCGTCGACCCGGCCGGCACCGTCGGCACCGCCTCCGCCGCCGTCACCGCCACCACCGCCGCCGCCTCGGGCGGCACCACCCTCCCGGCTCCGACCGGTCTGGCGGTCACCGGTACGACGAGCAGCAGCGCGACGTTGAGCTGGTCGGCCGTCAGCGGGGCGGCGTCGTACAACGTGTACCGCGGTGGTGCGAAGGTCGGCAGCAGCACCTCGGCGGGTTACACCGACTCGGGTCTGACCGCGAGCACCAGCTACGCGTACACGGTGGCCGCCGTCGACCCGGCCGGCACCGTCGGCACCGCCTCCGCCGCCGTCACCGCCACCACCGCCGCGGTCTACACCCCCCAGTGCTTCACCGCCAGCAACTACGCCCAGGTCACCGCCGGCCGCGCCCACACCAGCGGCGGCTACACCTACGCCAACGGCTCCGAGCAGAACATGGGCCTGTACAACCTCTTCGTCACCCACACCCTCAAGGAGACCGCGGACGGCTACTACGTGATCTCCGACAGCGGCTGCTGA
- a CDS encoding MFS transporter: MASPTPAGNGTPPVGRPAALRRVVAASLIGTTVEWYDYFLYGSAAALVFGHVFFPKADPLTGTLLSFLTYAIGFAARPLGALVFGHFGDRIGRKKLLVLSLLLMGGATTLIGLLPTYDQVGVAAPIMLTALRLVQGFALGGEWGGAVLLVSEHGDQQRRGFWASWPQGGAPAGNLLAAGVLSLMTTLQSDAAFLDWGWRVPFLLSAVLVMVGLWIRLAVDESPVFKEALAKAEQRKAEQKKAEQPPLIAVLRKHWREVLIAMGARMAENISYYVLTTFVLAYCVGHLKLDKQTALNAVLIASAVQFALIPLFGALSDKVGRRPVYLVGAVGVGIWAWAFFGLLDTKSFPAILLAITVGLVFHSAMYAPQAAFFSELFETRMRYSGASIGAQFASVAAGAPAPLIATALLKGYGSSTPISVYVTIAAVITLVAVLCARETRGRDLADLRKDAAAEPATTAV; encoded by the coding sequence ATGGCCAGCCCCACCCCCGCCGGAAACGGCACGCCCCCCGTCGGAAGGCCCGCTGCCCTGCGGCGGGTGGTCGCCGCCTCGCTGATCGGCACCACCGTCGAGTGGTACGACTACTTCCTGTACGGCTCGGCCGCGGCGCTGGTCTTCGGGCACGTGTTCTTCCCCAAGGCCGACCCGCTGACCGGCACCCTGCTGTCCTTCCTCACCTACGCCATCGGCTTCGCCGCCCGCCCGCTCGGCGCCCTGGTGTTCGGCCACTTCGGCGACCGGATCGGCCGCAAGAAACTGCTGGTGCTCAGCCTGCTGCTGATGGGCGGCGCGACCACCCTGATCGGCCTGCTCCCGACGTACGACCAGGTCGGCGTGGCCGCGCCGATCATGCTGACCGCCCTGCGGCTGGTGCAGGGCTTCGCGCTCGGCGGCGAGTGGGGCGGCGCGGTGCTGCTGGTCTCCGAGCACGGCGACCAGCAGCGGCGCGGCTTCTGGGCGTCCTGGCCGCAGGGCGGCGCCCCGGCCGGCAACCTGCTGGCGGCGGGCGTGCTCTCGCTGATGACGACCCTCCAGTCCGACGCGGCGTTCCTGGACTGGGGCTGGCGGGTGCCGTTCCTGCTCTCCGCGGTGCTGGTGATGGTCGGCCTGTGGATCCGCCTCGCGGTCGACGAGTCCCCGGTGTTCAAGGAGGCGCTGGCCAAGGCCGAGCAGCGCAAGGCGGAGCAGAAGAAGGCCGAGCAGCCGCCGCTGATCGCCGTGCTGCGCAAGCACTGGCGCGAGGTCCTGATCGCGATGGGCGCCCGGATGGCGGAGAACATCTCGTACTACGTGCTCACCACCTTCGTGCTGGCGTACTGCGTCGGGCACCTCAAGCTCGACAAGCAGACCGCGCTGAACGCGGTGCTCATCGCCTCCGCCGTGCAGTTCGCGCTGATCCCGCTGTTCGGCGCGCTCTCCGACAAGGTCGGCCGCAGGCCCGTCTACCTGGTCGGCGCCGTCGGCGTCGGCATCTGGGCGTGGGCCTTCTTCGGCCTGCTCGACACCAAGTCCTTCCCGGCGATCCTGCTCGCCATCACCGTGGGCCTGGTCTTCCACAGCGCGATGTACGCCCCGCAGGCCGCGTTCTTCTCCGAGCTGTTCGAGACCCGGATGCGCTACTCCGGGGCCTCGATCGGCGCCCAGTTCGCCTCCGTCGCGGCGGGCGCCCCCGCCCCGCTGATCGCCACCGCGCTGCTCAAGGGCTACGGCAGCTCGACGCCGATCTCGGTGTACGTCACCATCGCGGCCGTCATCACCCTGGTCGCGGTGCTGTGCGCCCGCGAGACCCGCGGCCGCGACCTGGCCGACCTGAGGAAGGACGCAGCGGCCGAACCGGCGACCACCGCCGTCTGA
- a CDS encoding 3-hydroxybutyrate dehydrogenase, with the protein METIETPTDLAAGRFLAGRKALVTGAASGIGRACAVALAEAGAHVYVVDLAADAAKELAAEIGGTAHTADLSDQEAVDGLPADADIVVNNAGLQFVAPIHDFPVERFTTIQRIMVEAPFRIVRRTLPHMYEREWGRIVNISSVHGLRASAFKSAYVTAKHALEGFSKVTALEGAPHGVTSNCINPGYVRTPLVEHQIAGQAVAHGISPEEVVEKIMLDRTAIKRLIEPEEVARALLFLCGAHTGYITGASIPLDGGWTAH; encoded by the coding sequence ATGGAAACCATCGAGACCCCCACCGACCTCGCGGCCGGCCGGTTCCTGGCCGGCCGCAAGGCGCTGGTGACCGGCGCGGCGAGCGGCATCGGCCGGGCCTGCGCGGTGGCGCTGGCCGAGGCCGGCGCGCACGTGTACGTCGTCGACCTGGCCGCCGACGCCGCCAAGGAGCTCGCCGCCGAGATCGGCGGGACCGCCCACACCGCCGACCTGTCGGACCAGGAGGCGGTGGACGGCCTGCCCGCCGACGCCGACATCGTGGTCAACAACGCGGGGCTGCAGTTCGTCGCCCCGATCCACGACTTCCCGGTGGAGCGCTTCACCACGATCCAGCGGATCATGGTCGAGGCCCCGTTCCGGATCGTCCGCCGGACCCTGCCCCACATGTACGAGCGCGAGTGGGGACGGATCGTCAACATCTCCTCGGTGCACGGACTCCGGGCCAGCGCCTTCAAGTCGGCGTACGTGACGGCGAAGCACGCGCTGGAGGGGTTCAGCAAGGTCACCGCGCTGGAGGGCGCGCCGCACGGGGTGACCAGCAACTGCATCAACCCGGGGTACGTGCGCACGCCGCTGGTGGAGCACCAGATCGCCGGGCAGGCCGTCGCGCACGGCATCTCGCCGGAGGAGGTGGTCGAGAAGATCATGCTCGACCGCACCGCGATCAAGCGGCTGATCGAGCCGGAGGAGGTCGCCCGCGCGCTGCTGTTCCTGTGCGGCGCGCACACCGGCTACATCACGGGCGCGTCCATCCCGCTGGACGGCGGCTGGACCGCCCACTGA